In Nymphaea colorata isolate Beijing-Zhang1983 chromosome 10, ASM883128v2, whole genome shotgun sequence, the genomic stretch ATATGCATCatggtgcaaaaaaaaaatgaagcatatTAATGGCCTCTAATATTAAGAGACCAGTGAAAATAATAGCAACAGTGATATGCCTCCAAAGAAATCTTACTTAGATAGAACTTCCTGAGTAAAGAAAAGCTGTAAAGGCCAATCAACTGAATATTCGAGTGCAATGGCATCCCATCCATCAGGCACTGAGCCTAGAGAAGAGATAGCTAGTAGAGAATCAGAACTTTTTTCACCACCAATTTTTAAGCTTGAAAGATCCAACTGGGACGATATTGCCTTAACTTCAGACTGCAATCTGATGGACACAAATCAAGACAAGTGAGAGAATTTTGCTTTAcaataatttcattttcaaaaaaagggaaaataatcAGGTGCAATCACATCATATGCGGCAAAACAAGTACCTCAGTGAAACTCGTGAAAAGTACTTATCATCATCGCCTATTGTCTTTGATGCGGCCTGAATAAAGAACAAAGTTTACACATTGTATTACACCATagtattgtcacaaaaaacgcgtcTTAATCTAAAAAAACACGCTAAAtacgtgaaaaacaagtcagccgtataaaacggCAAGTAGACACGTCCATTGtaaaaaaatgccagaaaaaaaaaacatgaaaaaatgggTACTATATGTGTATTATACACATTTGTtacgtgtttttttcatattctttattaatttttatttttttattcaagatttattaaatgtttaaattttttaaaaatttgccgagattttcccgagatatacaactttgccgtattgtACCCAAGAAATTTCTCACAGTATAATACTCGTACACGATATATATGACAATGCACCATACTGCCCATATTATTCTATCAGGAGGTTATATTCTGCACTtgtatctctttcttttgttttatgaGGAAAGTGTCAACCAGACATGAAGAGGGTGATTGCTCAAACATTCAGCTTTATATAGCGAACAGAACTAAGCTTGGAATTGATTTTCATGGCTAATATTTACATCCTAGCTAAGTCACCGCGGTACGCCTGGGAGGCTCGCGTACCGTACGGGGGTGCACGGTGGtatgtttggatctggtttcaggtcgaaaccagatccaaaccatattttGATCCGTAAAAACCAAAACCTAACGCCCGACTCTcgccttcttctccttctccggTTCTCCTCAAGCAAGAGGAAGAATGACCCTTCACCGAAGAACAGCACACCTGCTGCACTTTCCGTGCTGGGCAAACGAACTTCGGATTGAGGCCAGGCACGGCGGACGCCAAAAGAGAAGGCAGACTAAATCTGGTAGGGTAGGGGAACGATGAAAGCAGGAAGGACACAGGCAGAGAGCAGGTGAGGGATGGAAATCGGTCTGGTAGGGTTATGCCCATTGGTGGTGGTCTGGCCCTCTGGGCAAGTTCTGCTTTAACGCAGTTGTTGTCGACGGAGTTCTGCAGGGGGATGGTGCAGGCGCTGCTAGAGCATCTCCTGAAGTGGGGAGGTTGGCATGAAGGGCTGAAGGAAGTGCTGGTGGGTGTAGAGCATTGAGGGGAATTACAGGGGAAGGTGGGGTGGTTTCTCGGGCAGTTCAAAGACTGTACTGGCTGCTCAGGTCTATGAGGAAGGAACTGCCATCATTGGCAGAGAAGGTGTACAAGGAGGTGCGCTGATCGAGCTAAAATTGAGCCATTTTGGTGATTGCCTTTGCAAGAGCTGAAATTGAGCCATTTTGGTGATTGGCTTTGCAAGAGCCATTTTGgtgattgttttgtttttttttcaaaatttataatttttttaatttaaaaattaatgttattacataaaaaatataccGTATCCGTACCATGATTTGCAAAAACGACGTACCCGTACCCGTTTTCTCGTACCCGTACCGCGGTGACATAGCATCCTagaagttcattttcttttaggATAATGCTTCGTTTGACCATCAGATATATCCATGTACTTACAATCACACAGTCTTCATAGAGAGTTGCCAAAACAATCGTTTAATAGAACATTTAAAAGTGCGCATGTACTccagaattttgaaaattgtcccATGCGCAGCTGGCAAGAAAGGTACGTCACTAGCAGTAATGACTTGTTTAGGtttctctttcaaatgcatTAAATGCAATAGGTGGCTTGGCACAAAGTTGGAATCTAAATTCGACCTTAAATAtgggtttaaaagaagaaaagccataCAGGCATGCTTATCTCGGGCTTactatttttcatatttgtgaCTTTGCTGTGAACGCCACTGCTTTCTTGCACTTAATACACATCAATGACAATTGCATCAACTATAGactaatattatttttttgcaggaaaacatgaaaaacaactGAAGAATACAAGATAGGGCAGCACAAGttacaattttttataacaAACGACAAACCCTTTTGCGTTGACTGCTTCAAATGACTTGAAATCTATGCAGCCTATGGATAAAACTTTTTTGTACATTAACAAAATTACTCGATGTTGACTTCTGAAACTGTTTGCATAACTTCTCACATATGTGATATCCTAGACTGGTGAAAGACATGCTCCAACAAATTCATAACAAGTGTCAGATAAACTAACAAGCATATGAAAGCAGGTTATTGCCAGCCAGATATCCTAATGGCAACATATATGTATTTGTAATCTTATGTGCAGCACATCCACACGATGTTGTCATCTAGATTGCTAAAAACGCAGCCTACTCTAAGAGCACCTCTTTGAAGAGTGACTACCAAATTTGATAggtttttttgtaatttatctAGCCTAAAATTAGTTAACAACTTTGCTATGCTTCCTTGACAACTTAGAAGTGAATTTCCTCAAAGTAACGTAAATTTGCCAACTGAGATACATAAGCAGAAAATCATATGCAATGCTTCACGCTGACAGAAGGGAAGAGCCTAAAAGAGCATGACTTACCAATTGAAATGGAACCATAAGGTCAGCTTCAGCAGTTGAATAACGAGGGGGAAGGCGCATTAGTTGGCGGCTCTCCTCAAGAAAGCACTGGCAAGAGAATAGAAGTCCCACAATTGGAAATGTACATATAATAAGATCGACAAGTACTACAGAGTAGAGAGTACAGATATAGGAAAGTGACATGAATTACTAAGACATACAATATGGCATATCAAATAAGTTAATAGAGGTGTCATCCTCAAGTTGCCAGCatcaggagaaaaaaaattgctttgatATAAACAGAGTCCTAATTAATAATCATGTAcataatttataattttaatttttaagtcatAAAAATAGGAAGAAAATTGTTAGATgggctttttttcttttggccagcatttaattttttttttttctgcttcccGGTTCCCATACCCTAGTGGTAGATGTAGCTTAGTTATTAAAAATCCCAACGATTTGGCCAACTGGCATGACTAAGTCATCGAGTGGCCTTGTTTGCAACCAGTGACTAGTTGGCCAATGTGATCAAACTAGCCAATTAATCAGCTTAGTTGTTGGTCAGCCAACTAATCTCATCCTATAATTACATATCTGCCTTCTTATGCATGCCCCCATCCCTCTCTTTTAAGTCGGGCATCAGGCCAGGCCAGCCCGCAGCCTGAAACCCAAGCCCAGGCCCGTatcggttaaaataaaaaaatattttttaaatgtaaaataaaaacttttaaatataaaatatattttttaataataaattatacattattattaaaataaaataatattaaaaatatatcgGGCTGAATCGGGCCCAAACCAGGGCTTGATCGGGCCGGCCAGCCAGGTACTGGGTACCCATCGGGTACCTGGCCGGATGCCCAACcctactctctctttctctctctctctctctctctctctctctctctctaacttagGAATATAGTAACCAAGACTGAAAACTCAGATGTAACTggacttaaaagaaaaataaataagtgaTTTGATGCTACAGCAAATTGAATATATAGCAAAGAACTCACTCCCTTTTGTAGAACTTCACTCTTCCAATCAGCAGTTTATACAATTATAGTACATATACTTGACGATCTCATGATAGTGAAGCAATTTACAAACAAGACAACATCCACCATGCAAACcctaattttataaaaatgagtGTAGCATCTTAATAGTCTTCTTTAAACTGGCTGTACATGGTAAATTGAATGAAATATTATGGTTGCAAATTTTCCATTAAGCAGACGGACAACTCTTCTTGTTGCACTGTCATCAGTATTGTTATGTTCTCCCATCAGTTgaaaaaagagaatataaacCCGGCCTCAAAATAGGATGCAATATGGTTTCCCAAAGGTTCTGATCTAACtgccaaagaaagaaacatttgTTCTTAAACTCCTACACCTGATGCAACAATAACTCAATAAGGCAAaccataaacaagaaaattcaccTGGAAGAAGTCTCCTTTGGCTAAAAGAAAGTAATCTTTAAGAGCTTTCAGATGTCCATCCAAATCTGCATGCACAACTACAAGCTGCAAAGGGAATTTTATAAAGAAGTttatatgtgcatgcatgcacgtgTTTGTGTGCATTTACCTGATTTTTTCGACAACTCCCCCCCCCCAACCCTTTTCCTTTTACTCtcaccttttctctctctctatctctccctttTACTTCTTTTCTCTTCATAATCGTCCTTCCCGCCCCAGGATTACTGGACACAAGGGGAGGGAAGAGACCTGAAAATCCACTCCCAAAAATGCGATcaatttaaatataatatatatagctAACATGCCACACCTGCCAAAGATGACCAGCTGCTATCATGCGAGTGGAGTCAACAGCATGTTCGAATGACCTCTTATGAAACTCAGGGGACTCCTGCAAGATATctaaaaatatcagaaaaagtCTGTAGTAGACAGtacaagcaagaaaagaaactgAGTGCAAACTATAACTTTTTCAGATGATTATCATAAAGCCTAATTCACACATAAAATCCACAATATATGAGGGACAACATGTTGCATTCAAACAACATTAACAtatgaacaaaaacaaagatGGATGGTGGGTACCCTTAATTCTTGAAGCATACCAACGATCTTATCAGCTTCAGATTGAGGGAACAATTCTTCTCCAACAAGTTGAGTGTCAATGCAAGGCTCCTTTTGAGCAAAGCATCCCAACAGTCCCTGATATTTGTTGGATCCTCTTGGAACTCCATGATGGAAAACCTCAGCCTTACACCTGAAAGCAGGACTAGGGTTCCTTAGAACCCTTATTGCTTTCCCAGAGAAAAGTATGGATTCGGCAACCCGCATATGGATATACTGTGGTAGCATGTCCTGCACTATGAAGCATGGTGCATACTTATTTAAGACGTGGCATGTGAAACAAGTTGAggcaccagaaaatacaaaatagCAACAGTTTTATAACATTTCCATTTGCAAAAGATAGCCAAGCTGAACAGTCTTCAAGAAGTAAAAAATGTGTCATGTATGTGCCAAACAGGCACACAATACAAcagaaaaatattacaaaaatatGTGCGTTTGATGATATCAGAGAGCAAATCTAATCCAATGCCATGGCCCATCTGAAGAAAGAGTTTGTTCGTTTGTATCTAGGTTAAAACAGAAACAATCACAATCAAAGGTTGTTGATTTGAGAAAACAACTCtttcaatattcactataaTGGAGAATATTGCTTGGACTTGCTGAAGAAGTCAATGAAATAGAGGTATAAATTAAGAAGCTGAACAATTTAGGGATTTAAAGTTAAATGACCATCAAAGGGATGAGCAAGCAGAAAGGAAACCAAAGCTTCGCACAAAGACATGGTAAGTCAAAAGTTCTTTGTCACGTGATTTAAAATTTCAacacttcaaattgcaaatgaagatTATCAAACTGACAGTCCAACGCAACAACTGATGTTTCATCTATGAAGGATCGAGGAAATATACCAGGAAAACATGGAATCCTGAGTTCCAATCTGTTAGAGATGCATCTTCCAATGATTTTTGTGTATCCTTTTTAGATGGATGACCAGAGTTATGCAGTGCTTGTTCTccttccacattttcttgtctgCAAAATCagtattca encodes the following:
- the LOC116262561 gene encoding gamma-tubulin complex component 4 isoform X2 is translated as MLLAPLSEFVMEIECNDVRGGQLLNLLYKRCHCGVPELQACMQRLLWHGHQVMYRQLAAWMVHGLLQDQYGEFFIRRQENVEGEQALHNSGHPSKKDTQKSLEDASLTDWNSGFHVFLDMLPQYIHMRVAESILFSGKAIRVLRNPSPAFRCKAEVFHHGVPRGSNKYQGLLGCFAQKEPCIDTQLVGEELFPQSEADKIVGMLQELRESPEFHKRSFEHAVDSTRMIAAGHLWQLVVVHADLDGHLKALKDYFLLAKGDFFQCFLEESRQLMRLPPRYSTAEADLMVPFQLAASKTIGDDDKYFSRVSLRLQSEVKAISSQLDLSSLKIGGEKSSDSLLAISSLGSVPDGWDAIALEYSVDWPLQLFFTQEVLSKYRRVFQYLLKLKRTQMELEKSWASAMHQDHMDFAKNRKDRRKCSEQRRQHSRPMWHVREHMVFLITNLQFYIQVDVIESQWNRLQERLQGSHDFTDLVGFHQEYLSALISQSFLDIGSVSRILEGLMKLCLQFCWNVERHEGCPSTSELEHIAEEFNKKSNSLYTILRSSKIAGSQRAPFLRQFLLRLNFNSFFEATARGVLNVIRSRPPLHQ